The sequence ataaacctatactttttctgtttagattcataaaatagagttcaatatgaaaccatagcaatttgattcactcaaaacggatttaaaatgaagaagttatgggtaaaacaagattggataatttttctcattttagctacgtgaaaattggtaacaaatctattccaaccataacttaatcaacttgtatcgtatattatgtaatcttgagataccatagacacgtatacaatgtttcgacctatcatgtcgacacatctatatatatttcggaacaaccatagacactctatatgtgaatgttggagttagatatacagggttgaggttgattccaaaatatatatagtttgagttgtgatcaatactgagatacgtatacactgggtcgtggattgattcaagataatatttatcgatttatttctgtacatctaactgtggacaactagttgtacgttactaacgaggacagctgacttaataaacttaaaacatcaaaatatattaaaagtgttgtaaatatattttgaacatactttgatatatatgtatatattgttataggttcgtgaatcaaacagtggccaagtgttacttcccgacgaagtaaaaatctgtgaaaacgagttatagtcccacttttaaaatctaatatttttgggatgagaatacatgcaggttttataaatgatttacaaaatagacacaagtacgtgaaactacattctatggttgaattatcgaaatcgaatatgcccctttttattaagtctggtattctaagaattagggaacagacaccctaattgacgcgaatcctaaagatagatctattgggcctaacaaaccccatccaaagtaccggatgctttagtacttcgaaatttatatcatatccgaagggtgtcccggaatgatggggatattcttatatatgcatcttgttaatgtcggttaccaggtgttcaccatatgaatgatttttatctctatgtatggatgtgtattgaaatatgaaatcttgtggtctattattatgatttgatatatataggttaaacctataactcaccaacatttttgttgacgttttaagcatgtttattctcaggtgattattaagagcttccgctgtcgcatacttaaataaggacgagatttggagtccatgcttgtatgatattgtgtaaaaactgcattcaagaaacttattttgttgtaacatatttgtattgtaaaccattatgtaatggtcgtgtgtaaacaggatattttagattatcattatttgataatctacgtaaagctttttaaacctttattgatgaaataaaggttatgggttgttttaaaatgaatgcagtcattgaaaaacgtctcatatagaggtcaaaacctcgcaacgaaatcaattaatatggaacatttttaatcaataataacgggacatttcaattaacaatgaactacatatgtaaaaacaagactactaacttaatgatttttaaacgagatatatatgtaacgattatcgttgtaaatacatttaatgtatatatatcatattaagagatattcatacatgataatatcatgataatataataatttaaaatctcatttgatatttgataatgctaaaaacgaacatatatttcatagcattattcctcaagaaagacaagcttttagttgcaattgttctatttacaagtgaaattcgtttaaataataaaaggtgaagacaaaagacagattcgacgaattgaagacgcaaacgaccaaaaagctcaaaagtacaaaagacaatcaaagaggttccaattattgataagaaacgtgtcgaaattacaaaagtacaagattcaaaacgcaaagtacaaaatataaaattgtacgcaaggacgttcgaaaatccggaaccgggaccagagtcaactctcaacgctcgacgcaacggactaaaaattacaagtcaactatgcacataaatataatataatatttaaataattcttatacttatttatatattataataaataataaaaaccgtcggcaagaaagactccaaacctgagtgagctgtaattgcaaactccgcgactcgcggagtttgaaggcaaaaatgccgcgagtcgcggagccccaatttcagaaaccccctataaagctcgcgcattctgatcgtaaaaattcaccaaatatatctctctctctcaatatatcgtaaatatttatatttatattttaattttaattttaattttaattataattctaataataagggtatgttagcgaatgttgtaagggtgtaagtcgaaattctgtccgtgtaacgctacgctatttttaatcattgtaagttatgttcaacctttttacattaatgtctcgtagctaagttattattatgcttatttaatctgaagtaatcatgatgttgggctaattactaaaattgggtaattgggcttgtatcataattggggtttggacaaaagaacgacacttgtagaaattagactatgggctattaatgggctttatatttgtttaactaaatgatagtttgttaatgttaatataaagatttacaattgggcgtccctataaattaccatatacactcgatcggacacgatgggcggggtatttatatgtacgaataatcgttcatttaaccggacacgggaatggattaatagccactagaataattaaaacaggggtgaaattatgtaaaaggacacttggtataattgataacaatattataaacattgggttaacaacatttaacaagatcgttaacctaaaggtttcaaaacaacacttacatgtaacgactaacgatgacttaacgactcagttaaaatgtatatacatgtagtgttttaatatgtatttatacacttttgaaagacttcaatacacttataaaaatacttctacttaacaaaaatgcttacaattacatcctcgttcagtttcatcaacaattctactcgtatgcacccgtattcgtactcgtacaataaacagcttttagatgtatgtactattggtatatacactccaatgatcagctcttagcagcccatgtgagtcacctaacacatgtgggaaccatcatttggcaactagcatgaaatatctcataaaattataaaaatatgtgtaatcattcatgacttatttacatgaaaacaaaattacatatcctttatatctaatccatacaccaacgaccaaaaacacctacaaacactttcattcttcaattttcttcatttaatttatctctctcaagttctatcttcaagttctaagtgttcttcatatattctacaagttctagttacataaaatcaagaatactttcaagtttgctagctcacttcaaatcttgtaaggtgatcatccaacctcaagaaatctttgtttcttatagtaggttatcattctaatacaaggtaataatcatattcaaactttggttcaatttctataactataacaatcttatttcaagtgatgatcttacttgaacttgttttcgtgtcatgattctgcttcaagaacttcgagccatccaaggatccgttgaagctagatccagttttctcttttccagtaggtttatccaaggaacttaaggtagtaatgatgttcataacatcattcgattcatacatataaagctatcttattcgaaggtttaaacttgtaatcactagaacatagtttagttaattctaaacttgttcgcaaacaaaagttaatccttctaacttgactcttaaaatcaactaaacacatgttctatatctatatgatatgctaacttaatgatttaaaacctggagacacgaaaaacaccgtaaaaccggatttaagccgtcgtagtaacaccgcgggctgttttgggttagttaattaaaaactatgataaactttgatttaaaagttgttattctgagaaaatgatttttattatgaacatgaaactatatccaaaaattatggttaaactcaaagtggaagtatgttttctaaaatggtcatctagacgtcgttctttcgactgaaatgactacctttacaaaaatgacttgtaacttatttttccgactataaacctatactttttctgtttagattcataaaatagagttcaatatgaaaccatagcaatttgattcactcaaaacggatttaaaatgaagaagttatgagtaaaacaagattggataatttttctcattttagctacgtgaaaattggtaacaaatctattccaaccataacttaatcaacttgtattgtatattatgtaatcttgagataccatagacacgtatacaatgtttcaacctatcatgtcgacacatctatatatatttcggaacaaccatagacactctatatatgaatgttggagttagctatacagggttgacgttgattccaaaatatatatagtttgagttgtgatcaatactgagatacgtatacactgggtcgtggattgattcaagataatatttatcgatttatttctgtacatctaactgtggacaactagttgtaggttactaacgaggacagctgacttaataaacttaaaacatcaaaatatattaaaagtgttataaatatattttgaacatactttaatgtatatgtatatattgttataggttcgtgaatcaaccagtggccaagtcttacttcccgacgaagtaaaaatctgtgaaagtgagttatagtcccacttttaaaatctaatatttttgggatgagaatacatgaaggttttataaatgatttacaaaatagacacaagtatgtgaaactacattctatggttgaattatcgaaatcgaatatgcccctttttattaagtctggtaatctaagaattagggaacagacaccctaattgacgtgaatcctaaagatagatctattgggcctaacaaaccccatccaaagtaccggatgctttagtacttcgaaatttatatcatatctgaagggtgtcccggaatgatggggatattcttatatatgcatcttgttaatgtcggttaccaggtgttcaccatatgaatgatttttatctctatgtatgggatgtgtattgaaatatgaaatcttgtggtctattattatgatttgatatatataggttaaacctataagtcaccaacatttttgttgacgttttaagcatgtttattctcaggtgattattaagagcttccactatcgcatacttaaataaggacgagatttggagtccatgcttgtatgatattgtgtaaaaactgcattcaagaaacttattttgttgtaacatatttgtattgtaaaccattatgtaatggtcgtgtgtaaacaggatattttagattatcattatttgataatctacgtaaagctttttaaacctttattgatgaaataaaggttatggtttgttttaaaatgaatgcagtctttgaaaaacatctcatatagaggtcaacctcgcaacgaaatcaattaatatggaacgtttttaatcaataagaacgggacatttcattgatgacctttcggaccgacttacttgcttacttattcgtatcgattttaccgaatttatcactgtgagttatagctttcctttTTACTCTAACTATTTTTGGGACAAAGAATACATgttctttttatgttttacatactagacacgagtacttaaactttatatatgtgtgggtgatataacggcacaaagattccccttagcacggtaacgtttaatcattggtttttgaaccggtgaacgcgaatattagatatggatccatagggtttgacatcctcactcaggctagtcgcgctagcatttaacgggtgtttaatacttcgagaacatacacactcgccaagtgtacttttagggggttttattacgttaagttagttaccgggtgcccacggataagcatatactttatcatactgatttgaaatactaatTTGAAATCctgatttgaagcactgaaatctcgtggtctacattactttgctTCGCACATTAaaactatagttcaccaacattcgtgttgacttttaaagcatgtatttctcaggtgcttagacgttgttgcttccgctgttagacttgctgttatagtcttggtgttatagacttgctgttacagactcgctgtgtttgaCTTCagatgcattgtttagagatgtctcaatcatggaacttttactttgcattcacaacttatgttacatttgaacaatggttctGCAATgaactttgtgtcacgtacttatgttaatgctttctattcgtagaactaCGTCAttcttgtaaaacatttgacgttggtaaagacgtcaccttttgtaaaacatttgatgttggtaaaaatgttaccttttcatgaatgcaaaacttgttttaaatcagcatatagtgttgtaaccatgtaaagatcctattgttgatgatccgtacacgttgattttgtacggggcgtcacagtacaGAACAATTTCCACGAAAGTGATGCGCATAGGGTATTACTGGTCCTTCATTCACAGCGATGCGGCAGAAATAGTAAGGGCATGCCAGTCGTGTCAACAGCCCGCGCTAATAAGTCGGGCGCCGCAAAACCCAATGATACCAATAATGGCAACGTTGCCTTTAACAAGTGGGCCATCAACATTGTTGGTTCTATTACTGCGTGCTCAGGTACGCTTGAAATAAAACGCTTATGTGATACTTTGCAATATGTGTGCTTTAACAGTATTTGTATCATCATTGCTTGCTCAGGAGGAATAAAATTCTTGGTGGTGGCAATTGATTATTTCACCAAGTGGGTGGAGGCAAAAGCTTTGGCAACAGTTACCAGCAGGCGCATCTGTAACTTCTTTTGGGAAGATATTGTGTGCAGGTTTGGTATCCCCAATGAAATTTTTAGTGACAATGGTACTCAGTTTGAAGGAGAGCCTTTCAAGAGCTGGTGACAGGAGTTGAATATCAAGCAGTCTTTCACTTTAGTCGCTCACCTACAGGTCAATGGCCAATGTGAAGTAACTAATCGGGATATTGTAAAGGGGATAAAGGCATGCCTGGGTTTGTATGGTAATGAGTGGGTCGATGAGCTCCCAAGTGTTTTATGGGCGCATCGTATCATTCATAAAAATAGCATAGGAGAAACACCATTGAGTTTGGTCTATGGAACTGAAGCAGTGATCCCCGCGGAATTAATGGTCCCAACAAAGTGCATACGTAGCTTTGATGAGTTGAGCAACGATGAGGGCTTGCGCGGTAATCTGGATATGCTAGAAGAGCGCAGAGAAATAGCCTCCATACGGGAAGCAATTAAAAGTTAGAAGATCTCTAAATACTACGACAAGCGCGTTAAGCCAATGTCATTCAGGATTGGAAATTATGTATGATGCAACAATGAAGAAATTCGGGCTGAGAATACTGGAAAGCTTGGACCAAATTGGGAAGGTCCTTATGAAGTTATTAGAATAAGCGCAACGGGGTTCTATATCCTGGTAGGATTGAATGGAGAGCAAATAccccgcacttggcatgcgaccaaTTTGAAAAGATGTTACATGTAATTGTCAGGCTGCAACACTAGGGATTGATTACCCCAAATTTTAAACATTtgcatttttagttcatttaaaatgttgcttttttttttttttttttacttttaagacAATTCGTATTTCTTTCATGGTTGCAATAAATTTTCATTTGGATATGACTTGAGAATTTGATTTATTTTGTGATGAATAAATTTAATTCTTTGAATAGAAGTGTTTGGTTACATTTCAACACACAATATGACAGCTATTACGTGCATCTGCCTCCTTAAGGGATGATCTCTAGCTCCCGCGTGGCAGAagtctgtttggttacaaggctagatttTAGGGTGGGTAACAGGCATTGGTTTGCCTAGACCAACGCACTCTCGCAGACTAGAAGACtgcatgtgatgccccgtacaaaaccattgtgtacgaatcatcaacaaaagGATCATtaaaaggtcaaatactatatgcggtttcaaaagaagtttgcattcatgaataaaggtgatgtcttaaacaatatcaaatgtcttacaacaaaagtatgcttcaatgaatagaagcaattagtaatagtgcgtgacccaatggtagttacaaatcattgtttcaaaaggtaacatactttgaatgcaaataaaacgtttcatgcagtgacaactctaacaagcgcagtgggtgtctacaaggcatgactagtacaacaggggAAGCAAgctaccttaagcacctgagaaaaacatgcttaaaaacgtcaacacaaaggttggtgagctatagtttaagtataacagtaatgtaaggtaggacacgagatttcagtgctacaaagagcgtttcaaaacagtatgtaaagtatatgtttaaccgtgggcacctggtaacttacttaatgtttataaccccctgaaagtacacttggcgagtgcgtatgtttatgaagtattaaatacccgttaaatgctagcgctactagcccgagtggggatgttaaaccctatggatccatatctaagattcgcgttcaccggttcaaagaccaatgactaaacgttaccgagctaaggggaaagtttatgccgttgtataacccccacatataataagtttaagtactcatgcctagtatgtaaaacgtaaaatgcgcatgtattctcagttcccaaaatagttaaagtaaaaagggatgctataactcacagtggtaaagtagtagtaaagttggttcgggaaggtaagcaagtatgtaggtcctgaaagtcctcaacctaatttAAAAGTTACTAACTCAGTAAATCGTTCCCGATAGGTTTAAatatatgtaaattaggtcttaagtatcatcatcattcatcatcaaacaaaagtataaagtatgtttcatt comes from Rutidosis leptorrhynchoides isolate AG116_Rl617_1_P2 chromosome 4, CSIRO_AGI_Rlap_v1, whole genome shotgun sequence and encodes:
- the LOC139841606 gene encoding uncharacterized protein, with product MATLPLTSGPSTLLVLLLRAQVNGQCEVTNRDIVKGIKACLGLYGNEWVDELPSVLWAHRIIHKNSIGETPLSLVYGTEAVIPAELMVPTKCIRSFDELSNDEGLRGNLDMLEERREIASIREAIKS